One Nicotiana tomentosiformis chromosome 1, ASM39032v3, whole genome shotgun sequence genomic window, AGCTTCTTGGTTGCACCTACTTTCTACTCCAGTGCAACACATAAATGCAAAGCCTGAAAAGATTGGTAGTAACAGTTATGGAACATTTAAAGACACACCAGGATAATAAATTCTCTGGTCACGAACTTTTTATCACTTTCTTTCAGCAACATTAGTTATACaaattccaaaagaaaaaagtgaaaaatgagagaaaaggaAAATATATACAAACAGAGCAGTTTCTTTTATGGTACTTGAAAGTAGAACTTTTAGTCTCTTTTACATGATTTTCTGTCTTCCGAAAAGATAAAAACACTCACTCACTCAGAAAGGAAGAAATAATTTCACGCTTCGAAAGAGTGGTGGGAGCACCATTTATTCACCGCTTTAGAGTCTAGATTCAACCAGAATTTCACGTGTTAGTCATACGCACAACATACTCAATTGCTGTTGGAGTTGAAGTAAGAAAGCAGCCCGATTACAAGCAGGCCAATCTGAAACTCATCCCACATGACTTATTGGGCCACATTATATTTATTTTGTATAACAGGCTACTAGGCCCAATTCTGGGAAGTAAGCCCATTTGTTGTATATAGCTTTAACTAGTGTAAGCGTACAGACATTAAATTCTTTAACTgactaaaaatgaaataatatctctcttctctctcttccttctctcgTGTGGTGAATTACATGTTTCAATCTCTGTATTAATCTCATCaagttaacatggtatcagagcggtgaTTCCGTTCCTGTTCATTTCTAGCTTTCTCGCGATGTTATCCTcatctatgtcacgacccaaaatccaactagtcgtgatggcacctaacccaacccgttaggtaagccgattaccaactaaccaatttcaataataattattaaagcaatttaagtgaataaaggtcttaatcttgtacaatccccaagaactggtagtacaaatcatgagtttctaagaatagagtatacaaagcgaaaatggaataaatacatagtatgtttgaataatacataaacagagtttttataaatctaaggctaccctgaacaagaagcagctacaacagaaacgcatgtacatcttcaagccccgcaaccatcgagcacagcaacatcagcagccaacatctgcacacaatgtgcagaagtgtagtatcaatacaaccgaccccatgtactgagtaagtaacaaacctagccgtaggttgaaagtagtgacgagcttctaccaaggtcgggtccaaaatcaatagttcacaacagtccataacagcataaagaaaataataccagaagtaactcagagataaaatgttcagccaaatcatgatttcaaaaataatagttcttcctttcaaatccatcagtgaaaactcaaatcttttgccggagttgacaataatataaatagtttgaaaacaataaatttctcccaaaatcttgtcaataataaataagatgtttcattttccttccggataacccgtataaaaacaaatgcatcactatgcccatctgtaaaaaatgtgtgaaaaatcatgaatgatgtgatgcagtacaacacgagaaaatacatctctatgcaggtatatcatgtgtgcatgccaatgtgatacaaattaatgataaaatcataaacatcccctcgggcagaacatcacttatatacagcccctcgggcaaacctcacagtcactcatgccactcgggtatacctcacaatcactcttgccactcgggcatacctcacaatcacttttgccactcgggcatacctcacaatcactcttgccactcgggcatacctcacaatcactcatgcctcacagtcactcggcactcggcactcgcactcagtaggtacctgcgctcacttggggtgtgtacagactccggaggggatccttcagcccaagcgctatatcaagccaaatcatggcataaatcactcaggccctcggcctatatcaaacatgtcgcgacgtgcagcccgatcccataaatatgtaacatgttgcggcgtgcagtccgatcccataaatatcctcacaaatcaggctcttggcctcactcaatcatcaatttctccagtctcttgggctcaccatgtcatgaaaaaaataatatcccaaaaatgatgatatgatgtatcaatacataataacagagactgagatatgatatacaatgaaatgaatatgactgagtataaatttcaatttaacacaataattcacagcaatatgacctctgtgggtcccaataatactggcacatagccttaacatgatttttaatatgcttttcagctcaatttctttaactcatagaaccgcatggaaaatgccaagattatttaactataaaatttcacagaaataattatgtcgcAATTTCTATAGTACACgcacacatgcccgtcacctagcatgtgagtcacctcccaacaattcacaaaatacatatattcagggttcataccctcaactccaagattagaagagttacttacctcgaacaagccgaatccaatgtcgagcaagctaaaaaatactccagaaattctattatgcgcgtatcaactctcgaacggcttgaatctaccacaattaatttgattcagtccacacaatatataggaattaattccatatcaaaatactaatattttctacAAAATCTtaaaatctgacgaaactcacaaaatacgacaacacatccaattacaagttcaaccatactaatttcactcaaatccgactccaaatcggtattcaaacttgaaaattttattttgtgatattatagaaattttcttctatttctcttgaagattcaataatcttacaccaaaaatgaagattaattcatggaatataatcacaagggagttaagaacacttatcccaagttgtgtgaaaaatttcctctacaaaatcgcccaacccgagctccaaaatccgaaaatgggtgaaaatattgaaccctcgaattttaaggttctgccccagcgatttccgcatctgcggacaagatttgTGCACCTGAACATCtgcttgtgcgagcaaaatgtcgcatttacggactccactcgcctgcccagtttccgcttctgcgcgcatATATCCGCAtatgcgctcacgcaggtgcggaattttccctcgcacctgcgaccaatgcctcacagccctctaCCCGCATTTGCGCTCcttctcgcgcaggtgcgatttcgcacctgcgaagcatcTTCCGCACATGCGTACCTCACTTCAGCGCACccctgctcgcacttgcgagcccgcacctgcgactacttttcggcaggtgcgattacaccagaaggcttcagttccagcagtcttcgaaattcaaaaatcaattcgttaaccatccgaaactcacccgaggccctcggatccccgtccgaacataccaacaagtttcacaatataacacggacctactcgaggcctcaaatcatacctaacaacctcaaaaatacgaactacacacggattcaagcctaataaatttttaaatttccaaattctacaaacgacaccgaaacacatcaaatcacgtccgattgacctcaaattttgtaaacAAGTCATAtttcatattacggacctatttcaattttcagaattggattccgacccctatatcaaaaagtcaacccccggtcaaacttcccaaatattTAACTTTcgacaattcaagccaaattccactatggacctctaaataatttttcggacacgctcctaagtccaaaatcaccatacggagctattaaaaatcatcaaaattctattccggggtcgtctacatataagtcgatatccgatcactatcctaacttaagctttaaaccttgaaactatgtgttctaattcattccataacctcactggacccgaaccaattaccccagtaattcacacaataactgtaaagtataatttgagcagtaaatgggaaaatggggttgtaatactcaaaacgaccggccgggtcgttacaatctatTATCATCAAAGTTTCTCAATTTTTGTGGTGCTTTATGGTTTTCCGATCGTCGTCAAAGTTCTTAGTTTTTTGCTTTGGATGTGTCAATTTCGGCAGATTTTCAGCTAAATTTCAGTGGATTGAAGTCGTTTTGAAGTTGTTTCAAAAGCTTTTTAGTGGATTGCTTCAGTTCTTCGATTAAGGTTTACCGTTGGTTCCTTTATGAGTGCAAATTTGGggttttcaataaatttcaaggCATTCATCGTCTTTAGGTCGCAAAGACGACGGGTACACTCGTTCCTTGTCATATCTACTGATTGCTCTGTTGTGTTCATCTAAGTGTTGgtattttgctctttgtttttgAATAAGTGTAgtattttgctctttgtttgATTGTGCTTCACAATATGGTGAACCCTAATGCCGAGCCTTCATCAGTTTCTTCAAATTTCGCACTTGATTCCTCGAGCCCTCTTTTTCTCCTTTCCTCTGATGTACCTGGTGTCTCACTTGTCACTGTGCCATTCTCTGATATTGGTTTTGGTGGATGGAGACATAGCATGATTGTCTCTTTGTCCGCTAGAAATAAGATAGGCTTCATCGATGGTTCATGTACCAAGCCACCTGAGAATTCTCCCCAGTTTAAACAGTGGGACCGTTGTAATAACATGATCATTTCCTGGTTGACCAATTCCTTATCACCTGATATAGCTGAGAGCGTCCAGTATTCTGATACTGCAGAAAGTATTTGGACTCAACTTAATCGAAGGTATGGAACAGTAAATGACACCAAGGTTTTTGAAATTAAGAATGAATTGGCTTCAACTAATCAGGGGTCACTGGACATAGAATCATACTTTAATAAGCTGAAAAAGTTATGGGGTGAACTTAGGTTCATGCGTGCTTCTCGTGGGAGTTCATGCACCTGTTCTGCCAAGTCTGAACTTCAGAGAGAGGATGATGAGAACAAATTACACTAGTTTCTTATAGGGCTCAACGAGATATATGTTGGAGTTAGGAGCAATCTCTTT contains:
- the LOC138908789 gene encoding uncharacterized protein codes for the protein MVNPNAEPSSVSSNFALDSSSPLFLLSSDVPGVSLVTVPFSDIGFGGWRHSMIVSLSARNKIGFIDGSCTKPPENSPQFKQWDRCNNMIISWLTNSLSPDIAESVQYSDTAESIWTQLNRRYGTVNDTKVFEIKNELASTNQGSLDIESYFNKLKKLWGELRFMRASRGSSCTCSAKSELQREDDENKLH